From Methanomicrobiales archaeon HGW-Methanomicrobiales-1, a single genomic window includes:
- a CDS encoding N-acetylneuraminate synthase gives MKYNQFIKINDRKISINDSVYFIADIASNHDGNLDRAHDLIRLAKQSGADAVKFQHFRATKIVSDYGFSHLKTKIGHQNEWKKSVFDTYKEYECPREWTLDLIETARKEGIDLLTTPYDFEAVDLFKNVIPAFKIGSGDITWTEFLEYIALQGKPVLLATGASSMGDVERAVAAVLKHNRNLVLLQCNTNYTGCRDNFRYVNLNVLKTYAKQFPRMVLGFSDHTPGYTAVLGAVSLGARVIEKHFTDDNNRVGPDHSFSMNPRSWKDMVENTRDLEVALGSGIKTIEKNENETAIIQRRCIRAAHELKPESIINRDDLEILRPSILGAVQPYDIDLLLGKKIKTYKQHGEDISLTDMELS, from the coding sequence TTGAAATATAACCAATTTATTAAAATTAATGATAGGAAAATCTCGATCAATGATTCTGTTTATTTCATTGCGGATATTGCATCGAACCATGATGGTAATCTTGATCGTGCTCATGATCTTATTCGGCTTGCCAAACAAAGTGGTGCAGATGCAGTTAAATTCCAGCATTTTCGGGCAACCAAAATTGTAAGTGATTACGGATTTTCTCACTTAAAAACGAAAATTGGACATCAGAATGAATGGAAAAAATCAGTATTTGATACATATAAGGAGTATGAATGTCCAAGAGAATGGACCTTGGATCTCATAGAGACTGCCCGAAAAGAAGGCATTGATCTTCTTACAACACCATATGATTTTGAAGCGGTTGATCTCTTCAAGAACGTTATCCCCGCATTTAAAATTGGATCCGGGGATATCACGTGGACTGAATTTCTGGAATACATAGCACTGCAAGGAAAGCCAGTACTTCTTGCAACAGGGGCATCCTCCATGGGAGACGTTGAAAGGGCCGTAGCAGCAGTCCTGAAACATAACCGCAATCTTGTCCTTCTCCAATGTAATACTAATTACACCGGATGTCGTGATAATTTCCGTTATGTAAATTTAAACGTATTAAAAACATATGCAAAACAATTTCCCAGAATGGTCCTTGGGTTTTCCGACCATACGCCAGGATATACCGCTGTGCTTGGAGCAGTTTCCCTTGGGGCAAGAGTCATCGAAAAACATTTTACCGATGATAATAACCGGGTAGGTCCGGATCATTCGTTCTCAATGAATCCTAGATCATGGAAAGATATGGTAGAAAATACCCGGGATCTAGAAGTTGCACTCGGCTCAGGTATCAAAACTATTGAAAAAAATGAGAATGAGACTGCAATAATCCAGCGGCGGTGTATCAGAGCGGCTCATGAACTTAAACCAGAATCTATAATAAACCGGGATGATCTGGAAATTTTACGGCCATCAATATTGGGTGCAGTCCAACCATACGATATTGATTTGTTGCTGGGAAAAAAGATTAAAACGTATAAGCAACACGGGGAAGATATTTCCCTAACAGACATGGAGTTATCCTGA